The Symbiobacterium terraclitae region GGCCCAACAGCCCGAGGCCCAACAGCCCGGGGCCCAATAGCGCACGCCCACCGGCGCCGTGGCCGGTGGGCGTTCTAGTGCGTCTCCCCCAGCAGAAAGCCGATGAAGACGAAGAGCAGCACGGAGAGGCAGATCAGGGCGTAGGTTCTGTCGCCGAGCTTCAGGTAGATGACCATGGCGGCCGTCACCCGCAGGAGGGGGGTACAGACGAGGGTGATCAGGCCCGCGGTGACCAGGGCGGGTCCGATGCCGGCCGACGTTGCGAAGAGCAGGAGCAGCAGTCCCGCCGCGATCAGGGCGGCCGATGCCCCCGTGCCCAGGCGGAGCAGCCGGGAGACGGCCAGCTCGACCTGCTCGACTTCCCGGGAGACCGACGGCTCCTGTGTGCGCGTGGTGTCCATCTACGAGGTCACCCCTTTCCAGGCCATCTGGAAGGCGACGTAGACCAGCAGCGGGATGAAGAGCAGCCGCAGCGTGGAGCCTTTCAGCTTCACCATCAGCCGCGACCCCAGCATGGCGCCGCCCAGGACGCCCAGCGCCACCGGCCCGGCCACGAGCGGCTCGACGTCGCCCCTGACGAAGTAGACCGAGGCGCTGGCGGCGGCCGTCACCCCGATCATGAAGTTGGACGTGGCGGTGGAGACCTTGATGGGCAGCCGCATGACCATGTCCATCGCCGGTACCTTGAAGGCGCCCCCGCCGACGCCCAGGAGGCCGGCCAGCGCGCCGGAGACGCACATCAGGAACAGCCCCGGCAGCGTGCCGGTGGCCTGGTAGGTGACGGTGCGCCCCAGGGCCTTGTCGTAGTACGAGCCGGAGAGCCGCAGCCGCTGTGACAGCCGGTCGGGCACGACCCCGTCCGGCAGCTCGGTCTTGCGGGCGCGGAACATCGAGTAGGCCGAGTAGGCCATCAGCAGTGCGAAGAGGAGGAAAAGGAACCGGGTGGGCATGTAGCCGGCGATGAAGGCCCCGGAGAGGGCGCCGAGCGTGGAGCCGATCTCGAGGAACATGGCGATGCGGGTGTTGGTGATGTGGTCCCGCAGGTAGGCGACGGTCGCTCCGGTGGAGGTCGCGATGATGGCCACGGCGCTGGCGGCCACGGCCGTGCGGAAGTCGTGGCCGAAGAGCAGCGTGAGGGCCGGGACGATGATGATGCCGCCGCCCAGCCCCAGCATGGAGCCCACCAGGCCTGCGACCAGCGAGGTGCCGAGGATGGAGAGCGTCTCCAGGATGGGGTTCATACTCATCTCCTTCGCCGTCGAGGTAGGGGGCTAACCCCACTATACACCGCCTGGCCAGAGGGAGAAAAGACGCCGGGATACCGCTTTCGCCGACAGCGAAAAAATTCGAATAAAGCAGGAAGGCAGACTAGAGCGGCCGAACAATCCTCCCTACGCCCTCATGGACCCTTTTTCCGGTCCGTGGTGTGTCGGTGCGAGATCACAGGGAGGGAGGAGTGCATCGCAGATGGACCGCAGGCGAGTGATCACGTCAGCCCTGGTCGGGATCATGCTGCTTGGCGCGGCGTTCCCGGCGGCGGCCCGGGTGGAGGAGCTCTACCCGGACCAGCCGGCGCCCGTCTACTGGACGGATGAGATGGTGGATGAGACCCCGCACGCCTGGTTCGTGGAGTTCTCCGGGGCACCGCTGGCCGAGGGCGGCAGCGCGTCCGCGGTGAAGAGCGAGCGGGCGCAGTTCCGGGCCGAGGCAGCGCGGCAGAACGTGAAGTTCCAGGAGCGCTTCGAGTACGAGGAGCTGTTCAACGGCATTTCGATCGCGGCCGATGCCTCGCAGGTGGCCGCCCTCAGCCGGCTGCCGGGCGTCAAGGCGATTTACCCGGTGGTGGAGATCGCCCGGCCTGAGGTGGAGGTGCCCACCGACGACATCGACCTGGTGACCGCCCTGGCGATGACCGGCGCGGACATCGTCCAGTCCGAGCTGGGCTACACCGGCAAGGGCATCAAGGTGGCGGTGATGGACACCGGCATCGACTATCACCATCCCGACCTGGGCGGTGGCTTCGGCAAGGGCTACAAGGTGGCGTACGGGTACGACTTCGTGGGCGACGACTTCAACGCCGACCCGACCCATCCCGGCTACAACCCCGTCCCCGTGCCCGACCCCGACCCCGATGACTGCGCCATCGCCGGCCACGGCACCCACGTCGCGGGCATCGTCGGCGCCAACGGCCGCATCAAGGGCGTCGCACCCGACGTCACGCTGGGCGCCTACCGCGTGTTCGGCTGCGAGGGCAGCACCACGGCGGACGTGATGCTGGCCGCGATGGAGCGGGCGTACAAGGACAAGATGGACATCCTCAACATGTCCATCGGTTCCGCCTTCCAGTGGCCCGGCTACCCGACGGCCGTCGCGGCCGACCGCCTGGTGAAG contains the following coding sequences:
- a CDS encoding DUF1634 domain-containing protein, encoding MDTTRTQEPSVSREVEQVELAVSRLLRLGTGASAALIAAGLLLLLFATSAGIGPALVTAGLITLVCTPLLRVTAAMVIYLKLGDRTYALICLSVLLFVFIGFLLGETH
- a CDS encoding sulfite exporter TauE/SafE family protein, producing MNPILETLSILGTSLVAGLVGSMLGLGGGIIIVPALTLLFGHDFRTAVAASAVAIIATSTGATVAYLRDHITNTRIAMFLEIGSTLGALSGAFIAGYMPTRFLFLLFALLMAYSAYSMFRARKTELPDGVVPDRLSQRLRLSGSYYDKALGRTVTYQATGTLPGLFLMCVSGALAGLLGVGGGAFKVPAMDMVMRLPIKVSTATSNFMIGVTAAASASVYFVRGDVEPLVAGPVALGVLGGAMLGSRLMVKLKGSTLRLLFIPLLVYVAFQMAWKGVTS